Proteins encoded together in one Rossellomorea sp. y25 window:
- a CDS encoding folylpolyglutamate synthase/dihydrofolate synthase family protein: MLTYDKAVEWIHSRLRLGIKPGLERMQCLLEKLGNPHEKLKTVHIGGTNGKGSTVTYLRNILQEAGYSVGTFTSPYFERFNERISINGDPVSDEDLTFLVEKIKPIAESMEQSEWGSPSEFEVITAMSFYYFAEMKPVDLVLYEVGLGGRLDSTNVITPMVSVITSIGLDHMQFLGSRLEDIAYEKAGIIKRSVPVIAGVHQKEAADVIKGRALEMDSDLFELGKDFSVERLSILEKGEKFSYHSPSLHETYELAMIGTHQMNNAALAIKVIELLSEEHVINVEGTHINAGLKKSSWPGRMELLSDKPEIYIDGAHNPEGISALVKTIQDRFMEKRVTVLFSALNDKDLRPMISHLEEAVDAIGFTTFDFPRVASAEELYGLSSHPDKVKVSRWKEFLQEKIPGLKENEVLLITGSLYFLSEVKPYLLNELKNYRKK, encoded by the coding sequence TTGTTAACCTATGATAAAGCCGTTGAATGGATACACTCAAGACTCAGACTTGGAATCAAACCGGGTCTGGAGAGAATGCAGTGCTTGTTAGAGAAGCTTGGAAACCCTCATGAAAAGCTCAAAACCGTTCATATCGGGGGAACAAACGGTAAGGGATCTACTGTAACCTATTTGCGAAACATATTACAGGAAGCAGGGTATTCTGTAGGCACCTTTACTTCTCCATACTTTGAACGTTTTAATGAAAGAATCAGTATCAATGGAGATCCTGTTTCAGATGAGGACTTAACTTTTCTTGTGGAGAAAATAAAGCCCATTGCCGAGAGCATGGAACAATCAGAATGGGGAAGTCCTTCTGAATTCGAGGTCATTACAGCCATGAGCTTTTATTATTTTGCCGAAATGAAACCGGTCGATCTCGTCCTTTATGAGGTTGGACTTGGTGGAAGACTCGATTCAACGAATGTCATCACCCCGATGGTTTCAGTCATAACGAGTATCGGCCTTGATCATATGCAATTTTTAGGAAGCAGATTAGAAGACATCGCCTATGAGAAAGCCGGTATCATCAAGCGTTCCGTTCCTGTCATAGCAGGGGTCCACCAAAAAGAAGCGGCGGATGTGATAAAAGGTAGAGCATTAGAAATGGATAGCGATCTATTTGAACTTGGAAAGGATTTCTCAGTGGAACGTCTTTCGATCCTTGAAAAAGGTGAAAAATTTTCCTATCATTCACCTTCTTTACATGAAACGTACGAGCTTGCGATGATAGGTACTCACCAAATGAACAATGCCGCACTTGCCATAAAGGTAATTGAGCTGCTTTCTGAAGAGCATGTCATAAATGTAGAAGGAACACACATAAATGCTGGATTGAAAAAGTCATCATGGCCGGGGAGGATGGAACTCCTTTCAGATAAACCTGAAATATACATCGATGGTGCTCATAACCCTGAAGGAATTAGCGCCTTGGTGAAAACCATACAGGATCGCTTTATGGAGAAGAGGGTGACGGTTCTATTTTCCGCATTGAATGACAAAGACTTACGGCCGATGATTTCTCATCTTGAAGAAGCAGTGGATGCGATCGGGTTCACGACCTTTGACTTTCCAAGAGTGGCATCAGCTGAAGAGCTTTACGGATTATCTTCCCATCCTGATAAGGTTAAAGTTTCTCGTTGGAAAGAGTTTCTTCAAGAGAAGATCCCGGGGCTGAAAGAAAATGAAGTACTGCTCATAACAGGTTCTTTGTATTTTCTATCTGAGGTAAAACCATATCTTCTGAATGAATTAAAAAATTACAGAAAAAAGTAA
- a CDS encoding valine--tRNA ligase has translation METQDQQLAMPTKYDPNAIEQGRYKWWLEGKYFEATNDKEKEPYTIVIPPPNVTGKLHLGHAWDTTLQDILTRMKRMQGYDVLWLPGMDHAGIATQAKVDEKLRNQGISRYDLGREKFVEETWKWKEEYAEHIRQQWSKVGLGLDYSRERFTLDEGLSEAVQKVFVDLYNKGLIYRGEYIINWDPATKTALSDIEVIHQDVQGAFYHMKYPLADGSGHIEIATTRPETMLGDTAVAVHPEDDRYKHLIGKTVTLPIVGREIPIVGDDYVDMEFGSGAVKITPAHDPNDFEIGNRHNLERILVMNEDGTMNEKADKYQGMDRFQCRKEIVKDLQEAGVLFKIEEHMHSVGHSERSGAVVEPYLSTQWFVKMDPLAEEAVKLQQDENKVNFVPDRFETSYLRWMENTRDWCISRQLWWGHRIPAWYHKETGEIYVNNEAPEDIENWTQEEDVLDTWFSSALWPFSTMGWPDLNAEDFKRYYPTNTLVTGYDIIGFWVSRMIFQGLEFTGERPFKDVLIHGLVRDADGRKMSKSLGNGVDPMDVIEKYGADSLRYFLSTGSSPGQDLRFSFEKVESVWNFANKIWNASRFALMNMDGMTYDEIDLSGKKSVADKWILTRLNETIETVTRLADRYEFGEVGRVLYNFIWDDFCDWYIEMAKLPLYGEDEAAKKTTRSILAHVLDNTMRLLHPFMPFITEEIWQNLPHQGESITVAAWPTVQEELTDQAAAEEMKLLVDIIRAVRNVRAEVNTPMSKQINLMLKAKDAHTLTIIEKNKAYIEKFCNPEKLEMGTNLDTPEKAMTAVVTGVDLFLPLEGLINIEEEIARLQKELEKWTKEVSRVQGKLNNEKFVSKAPQKVVDEEKAKEKDYLEKQATVKARIEELKSV, from the coding sequence ATGGAAACTCAAGATCAGCAATTAGCAATGCCGACGAAATATGATCCGAATGCCATTGAGCAGGGACGCTACAAATGGTGGCTCGAAGGGAAGTACTTCGAAGCGACAAACGATAAGGAGAAAGAGCCTTACACCATCGTCATCCCTCCGCCGAACGTAACGGGGAAACTTCATCTTGGTCATGCTTGGGACACAACCCTGCAAGATATCCTGACCAGAATGAAGCGAATGCAGGGTTACGATGTATTATGGCTGCCAGGTATGGACCATGCAGGAATTGCAACACAAGCGAAAGTGGATGAAAAACTTCGTAATCAGGGTATTTCACGCTATGACTTGGGCCGTGAAAAGTTCGTAGAAGAAACGTGGAAGTGGAAAGAAGAATATGCCGAGCATATCCGTCAGCAATGGTCTAAAGTTGGATTAGGCTTAGATTATAGCCGAGAACGTTTCACGTTGGATGAAGGTTTATCGGAAGCTGTACAAAAGGTATTTGTCGACCTTTATAATAAAGGCCTGATTTACCGTGGTGAATACATCATCAACTGGGACCCGGCAACGAAAACCGCCCTTTCAGACATTGAGGTTATTCATCAGGATGTACAAGGCGCATTCTATCATATGAAATATCCGTTGGCTGATGGAAGTGGTCATATTGAAATTGCCACAACCCGCCCTGAAACCATGCTTGGTGATACGGCAGTTGCAGTACACCCGGAAGATGATCGCTACAAGCATCTAATCGGTAAAACAGTTACCCTTCCAATCGTGGGACGTGAAATTCCGATTGTAGGAGATGATTACGTTGATATGGAATTTGGTTCCGGAGCAGTGAAAATTACGCCTGCACACGATCCCAATGACTTCGAAATCGGTAATCGTCACAATTTAGAACGTATTCTTGTAATGAATGAAGATGGAACCATGAATGAAAAGGCGGATAAATACCAAGGGATGGATCGATTCCAATGTCGTAAGGAAATCGTGAAAGACCTTCAAGAAGCCGGCGTTCTGTTCAAGATTGAAGAGCATATGCATTCAGTTGGCCACTCAGAAAGAAGTGGAGCAGTCGTTGAGCCATATCTTTCTACTCAATGGTTCGTTAAAATGGATCCTCTGGCAGAAGAAGCGGTAAAACTTCAGCAGGATGAAAACAAGGTCAACTTTGTACCTGATCGCTTTGAAACGTCATACCTGCGCTGGATGGAAAACACGCGTGACTGGTGTATTTCCCGTCAGCTTTGGTGGGGACACCGCATCCCTGCCTGGTATCATAAAGAAACGGGCGAAATCTATGTAAACAATGAAGCACCGGAAGATATTGAAAACTGGACACAGGAAGAGGATGTACTGGATACATGGTTCAGTTCTGCTCTATGGCCGTTTTCAACAATGGGCTGGCCAGATCTGAATGCAGAGGACTTTAAACGGTACTACCCAACCAACACACTTGTGACGGGATATGACATTATCGGATTCTGGGTATCTCGCATGATCTTCCAGGGACTGGAGTTCACGGGAGAACGTCCATTTAAAGACGTACTGATTCACGGACTGGTTCGGGATGCAGATGGGCGTAAGATGAGTAAGTCATTAGGAAACGGTGTAGATCCAATGGATGTCATCGAAAAGTATGGAGCAGATTCCCTACGCTACTTCCTATCTACAGGCAGCTCACCGGGTCAGGATTTACGCTTCTCCTTTGAGAAAGTAGAATCTGTTTGGAACTTTGCGAATAAGATCTGGAACGCATCACGCTTCGCCCTTATGAATATGGACGGTATGACCTATGACGAAATTGATTTATCAGGTAAAAAATCTGTTGCTGACAAATGGATCCTTACCCGATTAAATGAAACGATTGAAACCGTAACACGTTTAGCGGATCGTTACGAGTTTGGTGAAGTTGGTCGTGTTCTTTACAACTTTATCTGGGATGACTTCTGTGATTGGTATATTGAAATGGCTAAATTGCCTTTATATGGCGAGGACGAAGCAGCTAAGAAAACGACCCGTTCGATTCTGGCTCATGTCCTGGACAACACAATGAGACTTCTACACCCATTCATGCCGTTTATTACCGAGGAAATATGGCAGAACTTGCCGCATCAAGGCGAATCCATTACGGTGGCTGCATGGCCGACGGTTCAAGAAGAACTTACAGACCAAGCGGCAGCAGAAGAGATGAAGCTGCTCGTTGATATCATTCGTGCTGTACGTAATGTCCGTGCTGAGGTTAACACGCCGATGAGCAAGCAAATCAACTTGATGCTAAAGGCGAAAGATGCACATACGCTAACAATCATCGAGAAGAACAAAGCGTATATCGAAAAATTCTGTAACCCGGAGAAGCTTGAAATGGGTACAAATCTAGATACACCGGAAAAAGCGATGACCGCAGTCGTTACAGGTGTGGACTTATTCCTTCCATTAGAAGGGCTGATCAACATCGAAGAGGAAATTGCCCGCCTGCAAAAAGAGTTGGAGAAATGGACGAAGGAAGTTTCCCGTGTTCAAGGTAAGCTGAACAATGAGAAATTTGTAAGCAAAGCCCCTCAGAAAGTAGTAGATGAGGAAAAAGCAAAAGAAAAAGATTATTTAGAGAAACAAGCGACTGTTAAAGCAAGAATAGAAGAGCTGAAGTCAGTTTAA
- the ysxE gene encoding spore coat protein YsxE, with translation MVQTLDGLKHVLQPYGVEPHFVESYGKISKVFSNKGTLAVKQIPAQTGVDFVRNVQLLFQRGYNRIVPIYPTLDGRYAVWNEGELYYVMPWLLNLEREDQFEKHQKMFRELARLHTLSSQEVKIDKEERESHYEQLTSRWDKEQQFLDEYVEACEKTTYMSPFQLHFCMYYKDATQALKFSRKMLDEWYEETKELEKVRTVITHGKVSTEHFLFDERGLGYFHNFENSRMASPFHDLLPFLSRTLKTYPKYYEECVEWLTTYFLHFTVRNEERLLFMSYLAYPSSVIAVVEKYFHTPKDKRNERKSLKKLQRHYWLLKNTEYVVMRLDEMEKKKQEQAAEAE, from the coding sequence ATGGTACAAACGCTTGATGGATTAAAGCATGTCTTACAACCTTATGGCGTAGAACCCCATTTTGTTGAGAGCTACGGGAAGATTTCCAAAGTGTTTTCCAATAAAGGCACTCTGGCTGTTAAGCAGATCCCGGCCCAGACTGGAGTTGACTTTGTCCGGAATGTGCAACTATTGTTTCAAAGGGGATATAACCGCATTGTTCCGATCTACCCGACTTTGGATGGGCGTTATGCGGTGTGGAATGAAGGGGAGTTATACTATGTGATGCCCTGGCTGTTGAACCTGGAAAGGGAAGATCAATTTGAAAAGCATCAGAAAATGTTCCGGGAATTGGCAAGATTGCATACTCTTTCGTCTCAAGAAGTAAAGATTGATAAAGAAGAGAGAGAATCTCATTACGAGCAGTTGACATCCAGGTGGGATAAAGAACAACAGTTTCTCGATGAGTATGTTGAGGCATGTGAAAAAACAACGTATATGTCTCCTTTTCAATTGCATTTTTGCATGTATTACAAGGATGCCACTCAAGCGTTGAAATTTTCACGCAAGATGCTTGATGAGTGGTATGAAGAGACGAAGGAGCTGGAAAAGGTTAGGACCGTCATCACCCACGGAAAGGTTTCGACGGAGCACTTTCTATTCGATGAAAGAGGGTTGGGGTATTTCCATAACTTTGAGAACTCAAGGATGGCTTCTCCATTTCATGATCTCTTGCCGTTTTTGTCGAGAACGTTGAAAACCTATCCTAAGTATTACGAGGAATGTGTCGAGTGGCTTACCACTTATTTTCTGCATTTTACTGTACGTAATGAAGAGCGGCTCCTGTTCATGAGTTATTTAGCTTATCCAAGCTCTGTCATTGCAGTGGTGGAAAAGTATTTTCATACACCGAAGGATAAGCGGAATGAACGTAAATCCCTCAAAAAATTGCAACGACACTACTGGCTGCTGAAAAATACAGAATACGTTGTCATGCGTTTAGATGAAATGGAAAAAAAGAAACAGGAGCAGGCGGCTGAAGCAGAATAA
- the spoVID gene encoding stage VI sporulation protein D yields MSQEQQSCLRFSLEESIWFKKGQEVEELLSISLDPHITIQEQEQYVLIRGSLDLSGEYLPTSPRDEEEDEFEAGGKFVQIVEKREKGEYEFVHRFPVDVTIPKNRIANLGDIDVFVESFDYMVPENACLKLNADLTITGIYGEQQTHTPLEAEFSREEEYEPLYRSSAVAEVEEDTAEEEVETEEEQEEREEVYEYENYDVEELTANVEEQEEEEDSEDDEYQPFNLEGRTPPSEEEDEIPVQIQYGAQPTHSYEENYFRKENVFELPQHELSESSEEQPSEPKAAYTPPPKYKQQEAEEEESSSSAVEAEMEESGEEPEEKKKTKGKKKYESISLTDFFARKDEEKGATLRVCIVQEGETLDYIAEKYDLTIPQLLRVNQLEANQDVYVGQVLYIPKSEYVFKG; encoded by the coding sequence TTGTCACAAGAACAACAATCGTGTTTGCGATTTTCCTTGGAAGAATCAATTTGGTTTAAAAAAGGACAGGAAGTTGAAGAATTGCTATCTATCTCCTTAGATCCTCATATAACGATACAAGAGCAAGAGCAGTACGTACTTATCAGGGGAAGCCTTGATCTTTCCGGTGAATATTTACCAACTTCACCTAGGGACGAAGAAGAGGATGAGTTTGAAGCAGGTGGTAAGTTTGTACAAATAGTGGAAAAGAGGGAAAAAGGTGAGTATGAATTTGTCCACCGTTTCCCTGTCGATGTGACGATTCCGAAAAATAGAATTGCCAATCTGGGCGATATCGACGTATTCGTTGAGTCATTCGATTACATGGTTCCTGAGAATGCTTGTTTAAAATTGAATGCCGATTTAACGATTACAGGGATTTATGGTGAACAGCAGACGCACACTCCCCTTGAAGCTGAATTTAGCAGAGAGGAAGAATACGAGCCGCTTTACCGTTCTAGTGCAGTTGCCGAAGTAGAAGAAGATACAGCGGAGGAAGAAGTAGAAACAGAAGAAGAGCAAGAAGAAAGAGAAGAAGTATACGAGTATGAGAACTACGACGTCGAAGAATTAACGGCGAACGTTGAAGAGCAGGAGGAAGAAGAGGATTCTGAAGACGACGAGTACCAGCCGTTTAATCTGGAAGGACGGACACCACCATCTGAAGAGGAGGATGAGATACCCGTACAGATTCAATACGGTGCTCAGCCAACTCATTCCTATGAGGAAAATTATTTCAGGAAAGAAAACGTGTTTGAGTTGCCTCAGCATGAACTAAGTGAGTCATCAGAAGAGCAGCCGTCTGAACCAAAGGCCGCCTACACGCCGCCTCCTAAATACAAGCAGCAGGAAGCCGAAGAAGAAGAATCCTCCTCATCAGCTGTAGAAGCGGAGATGGAAGAAAGCGGGGAAGAACCGGAAGAAAAGAAAAAGACAAAAGGTAAAAAGAAATATGAAAGCATTTCATTAACCGATTTCTTTGCAAGAAAAGATGAGGAAAAGGGCGCAACATTACGGGTATGCATTGTTCAAGAGGGTGAGACCCTGGACTATATTGCAGAAAAGTATGATTTGACCATTCCGCAGCTATTAAGGGTCAATCAACTTGAAGCCAATCAAGACGTCTATGTAGGGCAGGTTCTTTATATCCCGAAAAGCGAGTATGTCTTCAAAGGGTAG
- the hemL gene encoding glutamate-1-semialdehyde 2,1-aminomutase codes for MRSYEKSKQAFKEAVKLMPGGVNSPVRAFKSVKMDPIFMEKGKGSKIYDIDGNEYIDYVLSWGPLILGHSNDRVVESIKKVAENGTSFGAPTEIENKLAQLVIERVPSIEVVRMVSSGTEATMSALRLARGYTGRNKIIKFEGCYHGHGDSLLIKAGSGVATLGLPDSPGVPEGVAKNTITVPYNDLESIRYAFEQFGDDIAGVIVEPVAGNMGVVPPQPGFLEGLREVTENHGSLLIFDEVMTGFRVGYGCAQGYYNVTPDLTCLGKVIGGGLPVGAYGGKAEIMERIAPSGPIYQAGTLSGNPLAMTAGYETLSQLTPETYTEFVRKADLLEEGLKKAAEKHNIPHRINRAGSMIGIFFTNEEVTNYEGAKSSDLDMFADYYREMAHEGVFLPPSQFEGLFLSTAHTDEDIEKTLEAAEKAFEKISKK; via the coding sequence TTGCGTTCATATGAGAAATCGAAGCAAGCGTTCAAAGAAGCAGTAAAGCTAATGCCCGGCGGAGTGAATAGTCCCGTTCGCGCATTCAAATCAGTAAAGATGGATCCCATATTCATGGAAAAAGGAAAAGGATCTAAAATTTACGATATTGATGGAAATGAATACATTGACTATGTTCTATCCTGGGGACCACTCATTCTTGGTCACAGCAATGACCGCGTGGTGGAGTCCATTAAAAAAGTAGCGGAAAACGGGACAAGTTTCGGTGCCCCGACTGAAATCGAAAACAAGCTAGCCCAGCTTGTAATTGAAAGAGTACCAAGTATCGAAGTCGTACGTATGGTGTCTTCTGGTACGGAAGCGACGATGAGTGCCCTTCGTCTGGCTCGCGGATACACAGGCCGCAATAAAATCATCAAGTTTGAAGGCTGCTACCACGGTCATGGTGACTCTTTATTAATCAAAGCAGGATCCGGTGTGGCGACTCTTGGCCTGCCTGACAGCCCTGGTGTACCTGAAGGCGTGGCAAAGAACACGATTACGGTGCCTTACAATGATTTAGAAAGCATCCGCTATGCCTTTGAACAATTTGGTGATGATATTGCCGGTGTGATCGTAGAACCTGTTGCCGGTAATATGGGTGTCGTTCCACCTCAGCCAGGCTTCCTGGAAGGCCTGCGTGAAGTCACGGAGAATCATGGTTCACTGTTAATATTTGATGAAGTCATGACCGGGTTCCGTGTCGGATACGGATGTGCCCAAGGCTACTATAACGTAACACCCGACTTAACTTGCTTAGGTAAAGTGATTGGTGGAGGTCTGCCGGTAGGTGCATATGGCGGTAAGGCTGAAATCATGGAGAGAATCGCTCCAAGCGGTCCGATTTATCAAGCTGGAACTCTATCCGGAAATCCATTGGCGATGACAGCTGGATATGAAACCCTGAGCCAGCTGACTCCTGAAACGTACACAGAGTTTGTCCGCAAAGCAGACCTGCTGGAAGAAGGCTTAAAGAAAGCGGCAGAAAAGCACAACATCCCTCACAGAATCAATCGTGCAGGCTCCATGATCGGGATCTTCTTTACGAATGAAGAAGTAACCAACTACGAAGGTGCCAAGTCGTCTGATCTTGATATGTTTGCTGATTACTACCGTGAAATGGCACACGAAGGTGTATTCTTGCCACCTTCCCAATTCGAAGGACTATTCTTATCGACAGCTCATACAGATGAAGATATTGAAAAGACCCTTGAAGCAGCGGAAAAAGCGTTTGAAAAGATTAGTAAGAAGTAG
- the hemB gene encoding porphobilinogen synthase yields MKDLHFNRHRRLRQSDHMRALVRETHLRKEDLINPLFIVEGENIKNVVPSMPGVYHISLDNLKAEMDEVVSLGIKSIILFGVPAEKDEVGTQAYHDHGIVQRATRFVKEHYPELVVIADTCLCQYTSHGHCGIVKDGKVLNDPTLDLLAKTAVSQAEAGADIIAPSNMMDGFVAAIRHGLDEAGYHDVPIMSYAVKYSSSFYGPFRDAAHSTPQFGDRRTYQMDPANRLEALREAQSDIEEGADFLIVKPALSYLDIMREVKDRFNAPVVAYNVSGEYSMVKAAAQNGWVNEQEIVMEKLTSMKRAGADLIITYFAKDVANWLS; encoded by the coding sequence ATGAAAGATCTGCATTTTAACCGTCATCGTCGCCTGCGTCAATCAGATCATATGCGTGCGTTGGTAAGAGAAACTCATCTAAGAAAAGAAGATTTAATCAATCCATTGTTTATAGTGGAAGGGGAAAACATTAAGAATGTCGTTCCTTCCATGCCAGGAGTTTATCATATTTCCCTTGATAACTTAAAAGCAGAGATGGATGAAGTGGTTTCCCTGGGTATAAAATCCATTATTCTTTTCGGTGTGCCAGCTGAAAAAGATGAGGTAGGAACACAAGCGTATCATGACCACGGGATCGTACAACGGGCAACCCGGTTTGTGAAGGAACATTATCCTGAGCTTGTCGTCATTGCCGATACATGTTTATGTCAATATACGAGCCACGGACATTGTGGAATCGTCAAAGATGGAAAAGTACTGAACGATCCTACGCTTGATCTATTAGCAAAAACGGCTGTCAGCCAGGCTGAAGCGGGTGCTGATATCATTGCCCCTTCCAATATGATGGATGGATTCGTTGCAGCGATCCGCCACGGATTGGACGAGGCCGGCTATCATGATGTGCCGATCATGTCATATGCCGTTAAGTACTCCTCAAGCTTCTATGGTCCATTCCGTGATGCCGCACACTCAACTCCGCAATTCGGAGATCGCAGAACGTATCAGATGGATCCTGCCAATCGCCTGGAAGCGTTAAGAGAAGCACAGTCCGATATTGAAGAAGGCGCAGACTTCTTAATTGTCAAACCTGCCCTTTCCTATTTAGATATCATGCGGGAAGTGAAAGACCGTTTTAATGCGCCGGTTGTCGCTTATAATGTTAGTGGAGAGTACAGCATGGTGAAAGCGGCGGCTCAAAACGGCTGGGTAAACGAACAGGAAATCGTAATGGAAAAGCTGACTAGCATGAAACGTGCGGGTGCAGACCTCATCATTACGTATTTCGCAAAAGATGTAGCGAATTGGTTATCCTAA
- a CDS encoding uroporphyrinogen-III synthase, which yields MKGKGPLENIKVLITRGSEGSSETAALIEKEGGVPVVVPLLHFQPHEDKWEVNLHSTIHTYEWIIFTSTNGVRFFLQALNRLRLDLSSFSGKFAAVGSKTEQYCKKYGIPVSFVPEHFTGDDFAEEFISKVKPSGDVLIPKGNLARNVIASVLTSAGVSCEEWIVYETVLPKGSIGQLKDIIKEEDPDIITFTSSSTVHHFMKVVNQYTLHDEIRDIPIACIGPITKNTAEKYGLHVKICPSIYTVNEMVNEMKEFIANRSSK from the coding sequence ATGAAGGGTAAAGGGCCTTTAGAAAATATAAAGGTTTTGATTACTCGTGGCAGTGAGGGATCCAGTGAAACGGCCGCCCTCATAGAAAAAGAGGGAGGGGTCCCGGTTGTGGTACCTCTCCTTCATTTTCAACCTCATGAAGATAAGTGGGAAGTTAATCTTCACTCAACAATACATACGTATGAATGGATTATTTTCACCAGCACAAATGGAGTGAGATTCTTTCTTCAAGCATTGAATCGATTACGGCTCGATTTATCTTCATTTTCCGGAAAGTTTGCTGCAGTCGGAAGTAAGACAGAACAATATTGCAAGAAATATGGAATCCCTGTTTCCTTTGTGCCAGAACATTTTACAGGGGATGACTTTGCAGAAGAATTCATTTCGAAAGTGAAGCCGTCAGGGGACGTCCTGATTCCAAAAGGGAACTTGGCACGAAACGTCATTGCTTCAGTGTTAACCTCTGCAGGAGTATCCTGTGAGGAATGGATTGTCTATGAAACTGTCCTTCCAAAAGGGAGCATCGGGCAGTTGAAGGATATCATTAAAGAAGAGGATCCAGATATCATTACGTTTACCAGCTCATCGACGGTCCATCATTTTATGAAGGTGGTCAATCAGTACACTTTGCATGATGAGATCAGGGACATTCCCATTGCGTGCATTGGTCCCATTACAAAAAATACGGCTGAAAAGTACGGATTACATGTAAAAATCTGTCCAAGCATTTATACTGTAAATGAAATGGTAAACGAGATGAAAGAATTTATAGCAAATAGATCATCAAAATAA
- the hemC gene encoding hydroxymethylbilane synthase → MRKIIVGSRRSKLALTQTNWVINQLKALDPSYEFEVKEIVTKGDQILDVTLSKVGGKGLFVKEIEQAMLDKEIDMAVHSMKDMPAVLPEGLTIGCIPLREDHRDAFISKNHVALKDLPGGAIVGTSSLRRGAQILSVRPDLEIKWIRGNIDTRLTKLKNEDYDAIILAAAGLSRMGWTSDVVTEFLDPDLCLPAVGQGALSIECREDDSEVLELLQKFACVETTKTVTAERAFLHKMEGGCQVPIAGFAELKDNGDIALTGLVASPDGKTIYKEYMVGQDPEQVGEKVAESLTDLGAKALIDQVKEELDQ, encoded by the coding sequence ATGAGAAAAATCATTGTTGGATCGAGACGAAGTAAATTAGCACTGACACAAACAAATTGGGTGATCAATCAGTTGAAAGCACTGGACCCCTCTTACGAATTCGAAGTGAAGGAAATTGTCACAAAGGGGGACCAGATTCTTGATGTCACCCTGTCGAAAGTCGGTGGAAAAGGCTTGTTTGTAAAAGAAATTGAACAAGCGATGCTGGATAAAGAAATCGATATGGCCGTTCACAGTATGAAAGATATGCCTGCGGTCTTACCCGAAGGACTGACCATCGGATGTATACCGCTTCGCGAGGATCACCGTGATGCGTTCATCAGTAAAAATCATGTGGCTCTAAAAGATTTACCGGGAGGAGCAATCGTAGGAACGAGTAGTCTGCGCAGAGGGGCACAGATCTTATCCGTTCGTCCAGATCTTGAAATCAAATGGATCCGCGGGAATATCGATACGCGCTTAACGAAGCTTAAAAATGAGGACTACGACGCGATCATCCTTGCAGCAGCAGGATTATCCCGTATGGGTTGGACATCGGATGTTGTAACGGAATTCCTTGATCCCGACCTTTGCCTGCCTGCAGTTGGTCAAGGTGCGTTATCCATTGAATGCAGGGAAGATGATTCTGAGGTGCTTGAACTTCTTCAGAAGTTTGCTTGTGTTGAGACCACAAAGACTGTTACGGCTGAAAGAGCGTTCCTTCACAAAATGGAAGGGGGATGTCAGGTGCCGATTGCAGGATTTGCTGAGCTGAAAGACAATGGGGACATAGCCTTAACAGGGCTTGTAGCTTCACCTGATGGGAAAACGATTTATAAAGAATACATGGTGGGACAAGATCCTGAACAAGTAGGGGAAAAAGTGGCTGAAAGCTTAACAGACCTGGGTGCCAAAGCCCTCATCGATCAGGTGAAAGAGGAGCTTGATCAATAA